One Citrus sinensis cultivar Valencia sweet orange chromosome 5, DVS_A1.0, whole genome shotgun sequence genomic window, tattatgaaaataataaaataagattgttaaataagtagagaatattttagatatttaaacatttaaaaataatttttcaacctctactcttaaaagcccaaaatttgatCTTTTGGTAGTAGAggcaaaataacttatttaaacttcaaaagctctattagaaaaacaatcattcaaaagctctattagaaaaacaatcaaacaaGAGCAAAAAATTATGACAAGAGAGTTTATGGGATCAAATAAGCACTTATAGtcattaaataagtcataccAAACAAGCATCTAGTCTGGAAAAAACAGACATCCTTTACTTTGTTCCCTGCAGCTGTAGAGGAATCTGGGTTCCATGGTCCCCAATATCTCTATCAGTATAATTTCCAGCTTCTGATGAAGGGTAACACCGAGCTGCAATTATCTAActgttggggaaaaaaaaaaagatcagtCGATATCAATAATAAAGTCAGCCTTCTGTCGGGCAAAAGACATAGTAACAGGTCATACCAGCTGAAAAATCACAACTATTGAGATTATCTTTTATATGTTTAGTATATTGATGGTATCACGTTGCTTGTTGCGAGAGAAATTTTTGCTACAGTTACGAGCACCTTTCCACTTCTGATTCAGGGTAAATCCCAAAGTCAATAAGGGCTACTGTAATATCACTCCCTGCACTGCAGTTTTTGATAAGTGGATCCATTGAAACGCACAAAATCCCAAGATCTTGTTGTGTGAAGCTGGAACGCTTTCCTTGGAAAAATAGATACAACTCCGTTCATGCCTGTATATATAGTTTGAAAATgcaagtttcaatttttaaaaatcttcaaAATGTATCATTTGTTCAAGTGACGTCTAGTAGTAGTACTCTGAAGAACTCACTAGCCATATTTTGCATTGAGACTCCTATAACTTGTAACCAATGTATATTTTACAGACCTACGACGACACTAAACTAAAAATCTTACTTGGCGGTGTCTTCGCAAGTACACTCCCAAGCTCTGGAATAATGAGCATAAAAGAGAAAGTTCACTATTTTTGTGAAGGCCAAGAAAAACTCACCTTCAATATTGATGGGGTATCATATTATAATCTTTGGTGAATCAGAATAATCCAGAATGAACTCATGTTCAATAAGCTTCCATATTTATTTCCCTTGACATAGAATGCATCTTGCTATTAAAGCCAATCGCTGGTTGGAACTAATCAGTAATCGCcaatttttatatctttattgGATTCATGTAGTGAAGTTTCATAATAGAGAGATTAATCGGAATCGGGTCtaataatatgtaaattaGATACTGCTACATCTACGGATACATTATAATTGAAATATGCAAGATTGGGATATTACTGCTAAATTTAATACCCacagaatgaaaataaatttattaattaaatggataTTAACTATTTGAATCAATAATTGTACATATTTTTATGGCATATTTTTTCCAATACTTTATTGGATTCATGTAGTGAAGTTTCATAATAGAGAGATTAATCGGAATCGGGTCtaataatatgtaaattaGATACTGCTACATCTACGGATACATTATAATTGAAATATGCAAGATTGGGATATTACTTCTAAATTTAATACCCACTGaacgaaaataaatttattaattaaatggatattaactattttaatcaataattgtACATATTTTTATGGCATATTTTTTCCAATACTAGTTGTCCAATCACGTTGAATTTCAGTTTGGTCACTCTTGTGACTCTGTGAGTGTACAACAATTGGACTTCTGACACGGTGATTGCCATCAGACCACATCAAGGAAGTAGAAACAATTGCTCCATTTGGCAAACCTTTTCCGGTGACAGTAACACTGAAAGACTTCTTCTCATTCAAGGACTTAAAGGAGAGAGATTCAGGCACAACTCTGATACTGactatttttgaattttgcaagATTTTTGCCTTGTAAGTGGAGTTTGCAAGGCCCACATTAGTAACTGTCCTTGGAAAGTTGATCGTGAAAGACTTTCCAGGCGAAACTTGAGCTCCCATTGAAGGGTAATTGAGATCTTTTGGTGTTGCTTTATCTGAGCCTTTAGGACAAGTGCTGATATTTCCCGAAATTTTGCCAATATTGCGCTCATCATATCCCATGCTGCAGAGCATTATTATGTAATCTTGTTCGAAAGTTTCATACACAAGTCCTGGATTTACGGCTTCTACGGGATTGATATGGCCCGAACCAAATGCAAATTCAGCATCTTGATTTTTGGAAGAATTCATGGGCCACGCTACAggcagagaaaaaaaattggtgatTTAGGAATGATAACTTGCAATTAAGTTACCCGaacatttgtattttaatgaCAGAACTTTACCAGTAGTCATTATAGCTGATTTGATGGCAGAAGGAGACCAGTCGGGGTGGAACGATTTAACGTATGCAGCTACTCCAGCAGCATGAGGACAAGACATGGATGTTCCAGATACTACGTTGAATTTAGCTTGCCTCTTATCTTCTGGGTCGTCAGAAACTGCACCAAGAGGTGAAAATGCAGCCAATATATCTACTCCAGGTGCACTTATATCTGGCTGAATAATGTTAAACAACCATCAAATCAAGataattcatatatatatatttctgtCTGAGACAACaagttttaaaacaatatatataccTTCAAGATGTCTGGTACAATTTCATTTGGTCCGCGTGAAGAAAAGTCTGCGACAACAGGAGCCTCGGAATCCTTAACTGCTTCAGTACTCAATATATTTGCTTCGGGCTTTCTGTAACCCAGATGCAAAGATTGGATTAGTTTTCTagaataaagttaaaaataaaagaaatgtcCAAACTTAATGTggttaatatataattatatctaTTACTTTGTAGATTTCAAGTAGGAGTAGATGCTGTTGAAGTTGTCCTCGTTTAGAGCCACTGCCGGCAATGAAACAACAGAGGAAACTTTGTTGAATTCGACATCATTTAACGAGACGGATCCTTCAGCACCAGCTTTGTGAACCTCATTAAACCCGTCAAAGGATTGACATATCACAATCTTTCCCTTTGCTAACCTACTATCAATACAACCTTGGCCATCGGTACACAACCTGCAATGCAAGACGAATTCTAAAtttctgtttgtttgttttatgaGGAATTATGAGGAGTTGAAACGAATCATTGAAGAGTTAGTAAGCCTACTGAGGGTCGAAATCACTTTTGCATGGTCTTGAAACATCCATCCCATCTACCAGGGGAAACGTTTTCCCTTTCATAGAGAAAGAATTAATCGAGTAACCCTGTTGGTGTACACAGATTGTCAGAATGCTTGCTTATAGAGTATTtgcaaatacaaaattatgtgATTCATATTACCACTAATGTCTGTCCGCTCCCAAGGACAACTTTATCGACAAATAGGCGATCTGTGTTGCTGGCTGCTACAGACATCAACCACGGAGCTAGACTAACTGTGGAGCCTACGAAAGGACCACTATTGCCCGCTGAATGTAAGGTCAGTACTCCTTTTGCCATAGCGTGAAAAGAACCAATTGCAATGACATCCTGGGTAAAGTTTAGGGTATTTTGTCCTCCTAATGATATTGTTATAATGTCAACCCCATCAGCAATAGCATCGTCAAATGCACCCAATATGGCTGTTTCTGCACACCCTAATTCAGGAGAACAGACTTTATAAGCGGCAATTCTTGCAGAGGGAACTCCCCCTCTGGCAGTGCCTTGTCCCACGCCAAAAAAACTAGCATCCTTAACTTCATTTCCACA contains:
- the LOC102607026 gene encoding subtilisin-like protease SBT4.8 — translated: MAKNGFLLFNFLSFILFLPMSILGGAITSQDDRKVHIVYLGSLFRGEYETSSQHQSILQEVIGDSSVENVLVRSYKRSFNGFAAKLTDHERQKLASMEGVVSVFPSRTLQLHTTRSWDFMGLNQSITRKRSVESDIIVGVIDSGIWPESESFSDEGFGPAPKKWKGACKGGRNFTCNNKIIGARYYTTDDISGNTARDIQGHGTHTASTACGNEVKDASFFGVGQGTARGGVPSARIAAYKVCSPELGCAETAILGAFDDAIADGVDIITISLGGQNTLNFTQDVIAIGSFHAMAKGVLTLHSAGNSGPFVGSTVSLAPWLMSVAASNTDRLFVDKVVLGSGQTLVGYSINSFSMKGKTFPLVDGSIDSRLAKGKIVICQSFDGFNEVHKAGAEGSVSLNDVEFNKVSSVVSLPAVALNEDNFNSIYSYLKSTKKPEANILSTEAVKDSEAPVVADFSSRGPNEIVPDILKPDISAPGVDILAAFSPLGAVSDDPEDKRQAKFNVVSGTSMSCPHAAGVAAYVKSFHPDWSPSAIKSAIMTTAWPMNSSKNQDAEFAFGSGHINPVEAVNPGLVYETFEQDYIIMLCSMGYDERNIGKISGNISTCPKGSDKATPKDLNYPSMGAQVSPGKSFTINFPRTVTNVGLANSTYKAKILQNSKIVSIRVVPESLSFKSLNEKKSFSVTVTGKGLPNGAIVSTSLMWSDGNHRVRSPIVVHSQSHKSDQTEIQRDWTTSIGKNMP